From Parasteatoda tepidariorum isolate YZ-2023 chromosome 1, CAS_Ptep_4.0, whole genome shotgun sequence, one genomic window encodes:
- the LOC122270200 gene encoding echinoderm microtubule-associated protein-like CG42247: MKSASILKSSRSLDDLGDKKAFDVKIGYNQRKKIPPLGTSDPAPKALFVTMYRNGDQYFPGIKVSIRPGKDMMNMAGFCDYLSQRLAIPQGVRYIFDLNGKIINDLQQVKDGDSYVASGVKTFKDESYGRLAVLRTSMRPNAAPMRPDDMLLYRQPHHPTPEGISLPGSRESCVVTVVNKKEPARRSRVLLNLKTRQSWEDVLKDMGQSIGMRKASRLLTPWGAEVRSFSHLKNDFGDVETFYLDSASGRRGIPRRANSDSNLKTSSLDSTLRIEIPGGSKRRWSPE, encoded by the exons ATGAAAAGTGCTTCGATATTGAAATCATCGCGATCTCTGGATGACTTGGGTGATAAAAAAGCGTTTGATGTTAAAATAGGATACAACCAACGGAAAAAGATACCCCCTTTGGGAACTTCGGATCCAGCCCCAAAAGCCTTATTTGTGACCATGTACAGAAATGGAGACCAGTATTTTCCTGGTATTAAAGTGAGCATAAGGCCAGGCAAAGACATGATGAATATGGCTGGTTTTTGTGATTACCTCAGCCAACGCCTGGCTATTCCTCAAGGCGTGAgatacatttttgatttaaatgggaaaattataaatgatttacaGCAAGTGAAGGACGGTGACTCGTATGTAGCATCAGGTGTCAAAACATTCAAAGATGAATCTTATGGAAGATTAGCTGTGTTACGTACTAGTATGAGACCTAACGCTGCACCAATGCGCCCAGATGATATGCTGTTATAtag ACAACCTCATCATCCAACTCCAGAAGGAATATCTTTGCCTGGATCTAGAGAGAGCTGCGTAGTTACTGTTGTGAATAAGAAAGAACCAGCCAGAAGAAGTCGCGTTCTCCTCAACTTAAAAACGAGACAAAGTTGGGAGGATGTTCTTAAAGATATGGGACAATCAATCGGGATGAGAAAAGCATCTCGACTACTCACACCCTGGGGGGCAGAA GTGAGAAGTTTTTCGCATCTAAAGAATGATTTTGGGGACGTTGAAACGTTTTATTTGGATTCCGCTTCTGGAAGAAGAGGAATTCCTCGAAGAGCTAATAGcgattcaaatttgaaaa CGTCATCTCTGGACAGTACATTAAGGATTGAAATTCCCGGAGGCTCAAAACGGCGATGGTCACCCGAGTGA